Proteins from a genomic interval of Xanthomonas sp. AM6:
- a CDS encoding polyamine ABC transporter substrate-binding protein, translated as MKLRLLTLSLTAALLASCGGSGGGEGGKPAAAGEDQVLNVYNYSDYIAENTVPAFEQASGVKVTYDVFDSDEMVETKLLAGGSGYDVVVPTLNFFGRQIQAGVFLPLDKSKIPNIANLDPEIMQRIAQQDPGNKYGMPYMVGTTGIGYNVDKVKAAFGSTDVANSWDLVFKPENIAKLKDCGVTILDTPSDLIPIALHYQGEDPHTTDSAKIEKAAALIKSIRPYVQNFHSSQYVTSLANGSTCLAVGWSGDIIQARDRAEEAKNGVHVAYSIPKEGAPQWFDMLAIPKDAKHPENAYKFINYLLTPEVAAANSNFIHYANPVPKATPLVDAAIRNDPTIYPPPDVAAKMFTYSINPPEVDKLYTRLWTEIKTGR; from the coding sequence TGCGACTGCTCACTCTTTCCCTCACTGCGGCGCTGCTCGCCTCCTGTGGCGGTTCCGGCGGCGGGGAGGGCGGCAAGCCCGCGGCGGCGGGCGAGGACCAGGTCCTCAACGTCTACAACTATTCGGACTACATCGCCGAGAACACCGTGCCGGCGTTCGAGCAGGCCAGCGGGGTCAAGGTCACCTACGACGTGTTCGACAGCGACGAGATGGTCGAGACCAAGCTGCTGGCCGGCGGCAGCGGCTACGACGTGGTGGTGCCGACGCTGAACTTCTTCGGCCGGCAGATCCAGGCCGGCGTGTTCCTGCCGCTGGACAAGAGCAAGATCCCGAACATCGCCAACCTGGATCCGGAGATCATGCAGCGCATCGCGCAGCAGGACCCGGGCAACAAGTACGGCATGCCGTACATGGTCGGCACCACCGGCATCGGCTACAACGTGGACAAGGTCAAGGCCGCGTTCGGCAGCACCGACGTCGCCAACAGCTGGGACCTGGTGTTCAAGCCGGAGAACATCGCCAAGCTCAAGGACTGCGGCGTCACCATCCTCGACACGCCCTCGGACCTGATCCCGATCGCGCTGCACTACCAGGGCGAGGACCCGCACACCACCGACAGCGCCAAGATCGAGAAGGCCGCGGCGCTGATCAAGAGCATCCGCCCGTACGTGCAGAACTTCCACTCCTCGCAGTACGTGACCTCGCTGGCCAACGGCAGCACCTGCCTGGCGGTGGGCTGGTCGGGCGACATCATCCAGGCGCGCGACCGCGCCGAGGAAGCCAAGAACGGCGTGCACGTGGCCTATTCGATTCCCAAGGAAGGCGCGCCGCAGTGGTTCGACATGCTGGCGATCCCGAAGGACGCCAAGCATCCGGAGAACGCCTACAAGTTCATCAACTACCTGTTGACGCCGGAGGTGGCTGCGGCCAACAGCAACTTCATCCACTACGCCAATCCGGTGCCGAAGGCGACGCCGCTGGTGGATGCGGCGATCCGCAATGACCCGACCATCTATCCGCCGCCGGACGTGGCCGCGAAGATGTTCACCTATTCGATCAACCCGCCCGAGGTGGACAAGCTGTACACCCGCCTGTGGACGGAGATCAAGACCGGCCGCTGA
- a CDS encoding extracellular solute-binding protein, giving the protein MKRRAIAGMVAVLCLAGCGGSGQDSGAAETAGADDARQLNVYNWSDYIAEGTVPGFERLSGVHVTYDVFDSNEVLEAKLLAGGSGYDVVVPSLSFLGRQIQAGVFLPLDKNKIPNLANLDPAMMQRIAQQDPGNTYAVPYLWGTTGIGYNVDRIQAAFGSTDVVNSWDLVFKPENLAKLKDCGVTFLDTASEIVPTVLHYLGEDPNSTDPKVIEKAAAKLREIRPYIQNFHSSQYIDALAKGSTCLVVGWSGDILQARDRAEEAKNGVRIAYSIPKEGALQFFDMLAIPKDAKHPESAYQFINYLLTPEVAAANTNFVSYPNAVPKSLPLIDAAISGDRTIYPPAEVQAKLFALAVMPPEVDRQYTRLWTELKTGR; this is encoded by the coding sequence ATGAAGCGGCGAGCGATAGCGGGGATGGTGGCGGTGCTGTGCCTGGCCGGTTGCGGCGGATCGGGCCAGGACAGCGGCGCGGCGGAAACGGCCGGCGCCGACGATGCCAGGCAATTGAACGTCTACAACTGGTCGGACTACATCGCCGAGGGCACCGTGCCCGGTTTCGAGCGGCTCAGCGGCGTGCACGTCACCTACGACGTGTTCGACAGCAACGAGGTGCTGGAAGCCAAGCTGCTGGCTGGCGGCAGCGGCTACGACGTGGTGGTGCCGTCGCTGAGTTTCCTCGGCCGGCAGATCCAGGCCGGCGTGTTCCTGCCGCTGGACAAGAACAAGATTCCGAACCTGGCCAACCTGGATCCGGCGATGATGCAGCGCATCGCCCAGCAGGACCCGGGCAACACCTACGCGGTGCCGTACCTGTGGGGCACTACCGGCATCGGCTACAACGTCGACAGGATCCAGGCCGCGTTCGGCAGCACCGACGTGGTGAACAGCTGGGACCTGGTGTTCAAGCCGGAGAACCTGGCCAAGCTCAAGGACTGCGGGGTGACCTTCCTGGATACCGCCTCGGAGATCGTGCCGACGGTGCTGCACTACCTGGGCGAGGACCCGAACAGCACCGACCCGAAGGTGATCGAGAAGGCGGCGGCCAAGCTCAGGGAGATCCGCCCCTACATCCAGAACTTCCATTCCTCGCAGTACATCGACGCGCTGGCCAAGGGCAGCACCTGCCTGGTGGTGGGCTGGTCGGGCGACATCCTGCAGGCGCGCGACCGTGCCGAGGAGGCCAAGAACGGCGTGCGCATCGCCTATTCGATCCCGAAGGAAGGCGCGCTGCAGTTCTTCGACATGCTGGCCATCCCCAAGGACGCCAAGCATCCGGAGAGCGCCTACCAGTTCATCAACTACCTGCTGACCCCGGAAGTGGCCGCGGCCAACACCAACTTCGTCAGCTATCCGAACGCGGTGCCCAAGTCGCTGCCGCTGATCGACGCGGCGATCAGCGGCGACCGCACCATCTATCCGCCGGCGGAAGTGCAGGCCAAGCTGTTCGCGCTGGCGGTGATGCCGCCGGAAGTGGACCGCCAGTACACCAGGCTGTGGACCGAGCTGAAGACCGGGCGCTGA
- a CDS encoding HlyD family secretion protein, translated as MSTHDPDPTQTQRQAASDDGGRATPPQDDGKQPDKPSPLKNPKVKWTLLLIGLAVAIGLVVWLIYYLTTGRYLQETNNAYLQADSVAVAPRVNGYVTAVFVGDNQTVKAGQPLLQIDERTYRATQQQAQAVVAVRQADIAAAEAGLQAQRATLLQARTQVAAAAASLRFAQAEAKRFAPLAASGADTHEHYESIVHDRDRAQAQYDAAKAQVAAAESQVQGASAQLDQARAGLQQAQADADQAQVAVEDTRLTARIDGRIGDKTVQVGQFVAAGTRLMSVVPVDALYLSANFKETQVGLMRPGQPARIEVDALSGVELDGVVESIAPGTGSQFALLPPENATGNFTKVVQRVPVRIRLKAGAEARKVLVPGMSVTVTVDTRGAKDAKDRVEEEGEQGGAKP; from the coding sequence TTGAGCACCCACGACCCAGATCCCACGCAGACGCAACGGCAGGCGGCTTCGGACGACGGCGGCCGGGCCACACCGCCCCAGGACGACGGCAAGCAGCCCGACAAGCCGTCGCCGCTGAAGAATCCCAAGGTCAAATGGACGCTGCTGCTGATCGGCCTGGCGGTCGCGATCGGCCTGGTGGTGTGGCTGATCTATTACCTGACCACCGGCCGCTACCTGCAGGAAACCAACAACGCCTACCTGCAGGCCGATTCGGTGGCGGTGGCGCCGCGGGTCAACGGCTACGTGACCGCGGTGTTCGTCGGCGACAACCAGACGGTGAAGGCCGGGCAGCCGCTGCTGCAGATCGACGAGCGCACCTACCGCGCCACCCAGCAGCAGGCGCAGGCCGTGGTCGCGGTGCGCCAGGCCGACATCGCCGCCGCCGAGGCCGGGCTGCAGGCGCAGCGCGCGACGCTGCTGCAGGCGCGCACCCAGGTCGCCGCGGCCGCGGCCAGCCTGCGCTTCGCCCAGGCCGAGGCCAAGCGCTTCGCGCCGCTGGCCGCGTCCGGCGCCGATACCCACGAGCACTACGAGAGCATCGTCCACGACCGCGATCGCGCCCAGGCCCAGTACGACGCGGCCAAGGCGCAGGTCGCCGCCGCCGAGAGCCAGGTGCAGGGCGCGAGCGCGCAGCTCGACCAGGCCCGTGCCGGGCTGCAGCAGGCGCAGGCCGACGCCGACCAGGCGCAGGTGGCGGTGGAGGACACCCGGCTCACCGCGCGCATCGATGGCCGCATCGGCGACAAGACCGTGCAGGTCGGCCAGTTCGTCGCCGCCGGCACGCGGCTGATGAGCGTGGTGCCGGTGGATGCGCTGTACCTGAGCGCCAACTTCAAGGAAACCCAGGTCGGGCTGATGCGGCCCGGGCAGCCGGCGCGGATCGAGGTCGATGCGCTGTCCGGGGTCGAGCTGGACGGCGTGGTCGAGAGCATCGCCCCGGGCACCGGTTCGCAGTTCGCGCTGCTGCCGCCGGAGAACGCCACCGGCAACTTCACCAAGGTCGTGCAGCGGGTGCCGGTGCGGATCCGGCTCAAGGCCGGCGCCGAGGCGCGCAAGGTGCTGGTGCCGGGCATGTCGGTGACGGTCACGGTGGACACGCGCGGGGCCAAGGACGCCAAGGACCGGGTCGAGGAGGAAGGCGAGCAGGGCGGGGCCAAGCCGTGA
- a CDS encoding DHA2 family efflux MFS transporter permease subunit, protein MATLDISIVNAALPTIQGEVGASGTEGTWISTAYLVAEIVMIPLTGWFVRTLGLRNFLLICALLFTFFSVLCGLSDSLTMMILGRVGQGFAGGALIPTALTIVATRLPPAQQTLGTALFGMTVILGPVIGPLLGGWLTENVSWHYAFFLNVPVCAGLVALLLLGLPHERMNLRGLLDADWLGIFGLAAGLGALTVVLEEGQRERWFESSEIVLLSVVSLVGFVALGASQFFSRQPVIRLSILRQRSFSAVFVMVMAVGMILFGVMYMIPQFLATISGYNTEQSGYVVLLSGVPTVLLMPLMPKMLTSVDVRILVIGGLSCFAVACFVNMNLSADSVGMHFVAGQLLQGCGLALAMMSLNQAAISSVPADLAGDASGLFNAARNMGGSIGLALISTFQERRMVLHTQMIGSNTSANSPLAQDYLHGLAAQLQSSAGAGAAMQSVAQLARLVQQQALVMTYNDLFWIFGVIVVCTIPLAFLLKPLPKGGAPLAMH, encoded by the coding sequence ATGGCGACGCTGGACATCTCCATCGTCAACGCCGCGCTGCCGACCATCCAGGGCGAGGTCGGCGCCAGCGGCACCGAGGGCACCTGGATCTCCACCGCCTACCTGGTCGCCGAGATCGTGATGATCCCGCTGACCGGCTGGTTCGTGCGCACCCTGGGGCTGCGCAACTTCCTGCTGATCTGCGCGCTGCTGTTCACCTTCTTCTCGGTGCTGTGCGGGCTGTCCGACAGCCTGACCATGATGATCCTGGGCCGCGTCGGCCAGGGCTTCGCCGGCGGCGCGCTGATCCCCACCGCGCTGACCATCGTCGCCACCCGCCTGCCGCCGGCACAGCAGACCCTGGGCACGGCGCTGTTCGGCATGACCGTGATCCTGGGGCCGGTGATCGGGCCGCTGCTCGGCGGCTGGCTGACCGAGAACGTCAGCTGGCACTACGCGTTCTTCCTCAACGTGCCGGTCTGCGCCGGGCTGGTGGCGCTGCTGCTGCTGGGCCTGCCGCACGAGCGCATGAACCTGCGCGGGCTGCTCGACGCCGACTGGCTCGGCATCTTCGGCCTCGCCGCCGGGCTCGGCGCGCTGACCGTGGTGCTGGAGGAAGGCCAGCGCGAACGCTGGTTCGAATCCTCGGAGATCGTGCTGCTGAGCGTGGTGTCGCTGGTCGGCTTCGTCGCCCTGGGCGCCTCGCAGTTCTTCAGCCGGCAGCCGGTGATCCGCCTGTCGATCCTGCGCCAGCGCAGTTTCAGCGCGGTGTTCGTGATGGTGATGGCGGTGGGCATGATCCTGTTCGGGGTCATGTACATGATCCCGCAGTTCCTGGCCACGATCTCCGGCTACAACACCGAGCAGTCCGGCTACGTGGTGCTGCTGTCCGGCGTGCCCACCGTGCTGCTGATGCCGTTGATGCCGAAGATGCTGACCAGCGTGGACGTGCGCATCCTGGTGATCGGCGGGCTGAGCTGCTTCGCCGTCGCCTGCTTCGTCAACATGAACCTCAGCGCCGATTCGGTCGGCATGCATTTCGTGGCCGGCCAGCTGCTGCAGGGCTGCGGCCTGGCGCTGGCGATGATGTCGCTGAACCAGGCGGCGATCTCGTCGGTGCCGGCGGACCTGGCCGGCGACGCCTCCGGGCTGTTCAACGCCGCGCGCAACATGGGCGGCTCGATCGGCCTGGCGCTGATCTCCACCTTCCAGGAGCGGCGCATGGTGCTGCACACGCAGATGATCGGCAGCAACACCAGCGCCAATTCGCCGCTGGCGCAGGACTACCTGCATGGCCTGGCCGCGCAGCTGCAGTCCAGCGCCGGCGCCGGCGCGGCGATGCAGTCGGTGGCGCAGCTGGCGCGGCTGGTGCAGCAGCAGGCGCTGGTGATGACCTACAACGACCTGTTCTGGATCTTCGGGGTGATCGTGGTGTGCACGATCCCGCTGGCGTTCCTGCTCAAACCGCTGCCCAAGGGCGGCGCTCCGCTCGCGATGCATTGA